Proteins encoded in a region of the Phycodurus eques isolate BA_2022a unplaced genomic scaffold, UOR_Pequ_1.1 contig_284, whole genome shotgun sequence genome:
- the LOC133398701 gene encoding uncharacterized protein LOC133398701, with protein sequence MNECCEDGWFPALSTAACLVSLTKEVERVCSKRKKQLEKEIEKMSKLSTKGRKVRENHKKTEKVMAKARMLAMGCALKQSRKEIKYSGVGVTQPLSAPPPYCGKLEINDTKGPVNPFTESPYADARQTLQNIQAPILSVNRRTLDVDWNGSTDSVGSKQRQPLIQHAAENLAAGVTASVKMFEERLEKVSNMRGEPYKKLNQIGAFTVDLNRHPEVPQKVREQLLARASRFERTVNAEITEQIQRDNAERDEIFRHREQEIAAEEAQKGLPHQVANTYHIAHLQNQMADLRCQVQTLSGAHPGSLLQQTQENRSAPLFAESTPLRPMTRSQTVVQAPMLAKVDPATGATAMFYKPLSPSDLSVLMQKLPPMQNGGENWLRSVQRAVTGQILTAGDMRALLTHACPLSQLETLMKNSGLISIMDNEALTREYYLTLFTALNALFPIPDLVISDLVFAPRTDVEAAAYIDRALVEYSSKTGHLPTDSALYSQVFRAAVLKGVPKSVVQAMEANPDLPGADHARWLSHLKHHLRRHAKEKESKHEKHRTTKSQLAIMQLQSLKKQEENIKITPVASVGASLPNVVSECMMYQTGPFMGRGAPFAGRYQCFNCGRNGHWARDCRARPLEGGGRGGSGPPRGFNRRGYGQQSGRGYG encoded by the coding sequence atgaatgaatgctgTGAGGATGGCTGGTTTCCTGCATTATCAACTGCTGCTTGTTTAGTTTCACTGACGAAGGAAGTCGAGAGAGTatgttcaaaaagaaaaaaacagttggAGAAGGAAATAGAGAAGATGAGTAAATTGTCCACTAAAGGCAGGAAGGTAAGAGAAAATcacaaaaagacagaaaaagtaATGGCAAAAGCTAGAATGCTGGCAATGGGATGTGCATTAAAACAatcaagaaaagaaataaaatacagtggggTGGGTGTGACTCAGCCGTTGTCCGCACCGCCGCCGTATTGTGGTAAATTGGAAATAAATGATACAAAAGGGCCAGTGAACCCATTCACTGAGTCACCATATGCAGATGCGAGACAGACGCTGCAAAACATACAAGCCCCTATTTTATCTGTAAATAGAAGAACTCTAGATGTGGATTGGAATGGCAGTACTGACTCGGTGGGATCGAAACAACGTCAACCCCTGATTCAGCACGCAGCAGAAAATTTGGCCGCAGGCGTAACCGCCTCAGTTAAAATGTTCGAGGAAAGACTGGAAAAAGTGTCAAACATGCGCGGAGAACCATATAAAAAGTTAAACCAAATAGGAGCGTTTACGGTGGACTTAAATAGACACCCTGAAGTGCCACAAAAGGTAAGAGAGCAGCTTTTAGCGCGTGCCTCCCGTTTTGAGAGAACTGTCAACGCTGAAATAACAGAACAGATACAACGTGATAACGCGGAACGAGATGAAATATTCAGACACAGGGAACAGGAGATAGCAGCAGAAGAAGCTCAGAAGGGACTCCCCCATCAGGTAGCAAACACTTATCACATCGCACATTTGCAAAATCAGATGGCTGACTTAAGGTGCCAAGTGCAGACTTTGTCAGGAGCACACCCGGGCTCCCTGTTACAACAGACACAAGAAAATAGAAGTGCGCCCCTTTTTGCTGAATCCACTCCACTGCGACCAATGACACGCTCTCAAACTGTTGTCCAAGCTCCAATGCTGGCCAAGGTTGATCCGGCTACTGGAGCCACTGCCATGTTTTATAAACCTCTTTCTCCTTCTGATCTAAGTGTTTTGATGCAGAAACTTCCGCCAATGCAGAATGGAGGAGAGAACTGGCTGAGATCGGTACAAAGGGCTGTCACAGGACAAATTTTAACAGCAGGAGACATGCGCGCATTGTTGACACATGCGTGTCCTCTCTCCCAACTGGAGACACTGATGAAGAATTCTGGTCTGATAAGTATAATGGACAATGAGGCACTCACAAGAGAGTATTACTTAACATTGTTCACTGCACTAAACGCGTTGTTTCCCATTCCTGATCTAGTCATTTCCGACTTAGTATTTGCTCCTAGAACAGATGTGGAAGCAGCGGCATATATTGACCGCGCTCTTGTCgaatattcttcaaaaacagGCCATTTGCCAACTGACTCTGCTCTGTATTCTCAAGTATTTAGAGCAGCAGTGTTGAAGGGCGTTCCTAAGTCTGTGGTGCAAGCCATGGAGGCGAATCCGGACCTTCCCGGAGCAGATCATGCTCGCTGGTTGTCACATCTGAAACACCACCTGAGGAGacatgcaaaagaaaaagagtcAAAGCATGAGAAACACAGAACCACCAAATCACAATTAGCTATAATGCAACTACAAAGTctcaaaaaacaagaagaaaatattaaaatcacACCTGTGGCTTCCGTTGGAGCCTCGCTACCTAATGTTGTTTCTGAGTGCATGATGTATCAAACAGGGCCATTCATGGGTCGAGGTGCTCCATTTGCTGGCAGATATCAATGCTTCAACTGTGGTCGTAACGGACACTGGGCAAGAGACTGCCGAGCGCGTCCCCTGGAGGGCGGAGGCAGAGGAGGAAGTGGCCCGCCTAGAGGATTCAACAGGCGTGGTTATGGCCAGCAAAGCGGAAGGGGATACGGATAG